CTTTGCTTGGGTTCAGAACGTTTGGGGAAAAACAGACGATTTAGAAGCAGTTGTCTTGCCCACGGCTAACCTGTATGATAATCACATGATAGCTAGCAAAAATCTCCAGGAAATGTTTAATAAGACCATAGGTTAATCTCACATATCTCACATGTGGAAGTTGTGATTTTaagaaatgttgcagttttcataaaaaagcattaaaaacattaaagaatgTCCACTAATAAAGATAAAGTCAGCAATGCTCAGTATTTCAAAAAATCTCTCACTTCAAATTGACGGTCAGTCATTACAATTAGAATCTATCAACACACACAACTTagctttttctttcatatttcacCATGTGCTATATTTTATTCCTTAAGTTGGaccataaataacatttatgaGAGAATATACCACAGTACAACACTTAAAAACCTGAAattgtttttccctttgctaAAACTCAGGGGCACAGGCAGTTATACACACCCACTCCAAGGCTGCTGTCATGACAACGCTGCTGTATCCTGGCAAAGAATTCAGGATAACACACCAAGAGATGATAAAGGGGATTCGTAAGGGCACCTCAGGCACAAACTATCGGTATGTAATCAAGCAGCAAGCATTGGTGAAGTCAGGAGAAAGGTTTAATCTCCTGGTAAAAGATTCGGCTCATCGGCaaacatttgtaatttaaatgaaaacgtGCCctccaaagttaatttatcaaTGTGTTGCTCTGAAGAAGCAACACATCTGCTGTGAAATTTTATGGTGGAAACTTTCACCATCCTAtgtttattctgcttttttttttttaaattttcttttgaaatcaaTGGGCTTGGCTTTTGTCTTTCACCACTGCTGGGAAAAGCATAAATCACCGTACATCTGATTCACTGCATGCACACACTATTTCCCTATAATAAGTGTTTGCCAGAATTTTCTCTGACAGTGTGCCTATATGGGCCCGGTCTTGCCATATTTTTCCCAGTGAACCTGACGCACACTCATCTGATGGTTGATTGGATTTGTCAACATTTAAGACTTGTCTGCACTGCTTCTGTAATGTCCATATTGTGGTTTCCCACAGTTAGTGTTACCATTACGAAGATTTTAACCAAAACGAACTACTCAACTACccaatttgttttgtcttaaacATAATGAAAATGATTGTTTAGCTTCACTTATTGCCTGGAACAAAAAATGCAGCAGACAACACAGGAAAAGAGAGATGTATATTTCTAATGACTGTTTAAGAGCAAAGCCAGAATTATATGTTTCTTGTATCAAAGAAATGTTATGGTAGTTAACAGTGAATTGTAAAAAAGTTCATGCCCTTTAACTTTCTTACATCTTGTCATGTCACATACCAAAAAGTTCCATGTACTTTATGTGCTTGGCCAAACAAAGTAATAACAATTGTTATGCTATGAGGCAATGCAcagtttttgaaatttttataaaGATTCTGAAAAGTGTATCGGGCATTTATATCCAGCTCCCATGAGTCAAAACTTTGTGCAACTACATTTCTCTTTCACAGGTTTTTTTCTAGGTTTGTATTCTAATTAGCACAGTTTGGGAGAATGTTTTATGACTTGACCCTGCTGATATACCCAGGACTTTTTCTCATTCCTCTCTGGTGTGCTTCCTGGTCTTCATGATTCATTGTtcattcatccttttttttttaacaaacctctgaggctttTCCAGAACAGCTTTATGTGGATAGAAATCAAATTATATGCAGTTGCCTCTCTATTTAGAAATGAGGTGGTTCCTGAAGAAATATAGACTTGATTTTAATCAGGAATATCAGATTCAAAGAGGCTAAATAGCAACACACTTTGCTCTTTTCAGATTGTTATAAGtgtattgaagtttgtggttgtaacagcCTGGGTTGTGGAACATTTCAAGGTGTGATGATGCTTTGCAAGGGACTGAGATTCTTGCTATGAAATGTACAGCTTCAGAAGGTTTCAATAATGTGTGCCTTTTTGATTTCGATACTTGGCTTTTGTAGGTATGATGACATGCTGGTAGTTCCTATTATTGAAAACACACCAGAGGAGAAGGACTTGAAGGACAGGATGGCCCGAGCGATGGAAGAATACCCGGATTCATGTGCAGTTCTTGTTCGCCGGCATGGCGTCTATGTTTGGGGAGAGTCTtgggaaaaagcaaaaacaatgtaagcatttattttttccagcaAGTGTATCCCTAATAAATCTAATCTAGCATATACAATGTATTTGTCTTACTGTAGTTAAGCAAACACATtcaaattctgctttttatgttaattatttCCTTAAATCATTGTGTTTTTCAGGTGTGAATGCTATGATTACCTGTTTGATATTGCTGTTCAGATGAAGCAGTGCGGTTTGGACCCCTCAGCCCTTCCGGTGGAAGAAAAGGGAATAGTGTGACATTTACTGGTGCTTATTTTTGAGACATTTGTTACAGAAAGGTTAGTCGAGTTCAATCAGGGGAGCAGATTGTAATCATTTGCCTTTCACAGCAGCCCGCCTCAAAATGGATGAAATGTGATGGTAAGGGCAAATTCGGGGTTGAAGATCGAATGCCTGCAATCTGGAGGTAGCTGCAGGTACACTGTAAAGCACTGTGGGACAACTCACAAGAGAGTAGCTGTCAAACCAATGTCCTCAGGTTCAAATGCCTTTCTGTTCAAGCCTGGCTGCACTGAAATCAAGGAATTGCTGTATGTCAGAGAGAACTAGAGCACAGATCTCACTTAATCTGTAATACTTTTAACTTCCTTTGCCTCggtgaataaaacatgaaatgtcaGTTGTGActtgatgatttttttgtttacttatctGTCCCTTTCATTTTTGTAAGCCACATTTCATATTAAACAACTCATTTACAAATGACACAAAACTTTGACTGGTGGAATAAAAATCACAGCGTACACTCGAGTGCCTGTGGTCATTTTGTCAAACatcttttacagaaaataactttCTGTGGCACGAAAGAACTCGTGCTGTGTTCGTGGACATCCTTTCAGTCCCGCTCCACCATCCCAGCAGCAGGGAAGCATGTTTAGCGCAAAACTTGTACAGTGCCTGTAGATCCTTGCACAGCATGCGTTAAGTTGTGTGCACACTTATTTCTCATGAAAGGCAGagctgtcatttttttaacaagctCCCTTTGCTGCCACTATCCCAGCGCTTCCACAACTTTACTCACTCAAAACAGAGCGCTGTCAAATGTGCCGCAGGCTTATTGGAGTGGTGGGTGGGGGTTGGTTGAAGTGAAACCAAAGTCTTTTTTGTGCTGCCAAGATTTCTCACCTCCTAATGAAGAATTTAGATAAAGCGTCTTCCTAAACAAGtccaaaagatgaaaaagacCGTCTGAACATCACAagtatctggaaaaaaaaagaagttttagatatttttggTAGTCTAAAAGCATATTCACATTCAaggcattaaaaaataaaaacatgcaaatactCTGTACTCTCAAATGTCagactgggggaaaaaatgtcttaatactGGCAAATGTTGCATATTTCGTATTTCCAAATACTTGTTTTattatgcatttatattaatatttatggcCTGAATGAAAAGTTTACTTACAGTCACATCAAGACTACAATATGAGCGCTCTGGAGGGACACCGGCACATCAATCACACATGGAACGAGGCCAGCTTGGCACAGAAATCTTTGTCACAGATACCTTATGATTTAGTTGAACTGCTGGACAGGTACTGTCATACAGTAGAAAAATGACCCACTATGTCTTTTTCTAAACTTGACCTGGTTtgaacatgacattaagtcaaggaAAGATGGGGGTGGGTTTTATTGAGAGCTCAAGACAAACTGAGGTACAAAGTGAATCTGACTGCACTGTGGCTGCACTATGCTTCTGAAGATAAACCACTAATTCAATCTTAATGTGTGGTTTCAGGCTTAAAATGTTACAGTATTGGAAAGGTGTGTAACTAAAACAGTCAGTGATTTTAGAGGGGGAATTATGGACATTTTCCAGCTGATGGATGACACACAACTTAAAATCAGTTACATttgatgtttacatttttattaaaggatatacatttaattgtttaatattCACAAACTGATTTTTAAGGAGAGAAAACAGTTATCAGCTTCAGCTTCTGAAAATTACATAAGAAAGGAACAGAACCTGCATTGGAATTGTTTATTGATTAAGCTGATATTTCAGAAATTATGTCAAGTGTttgtataataataatcagtATGGTTGTGATTTTACTCACCATTTTTATTGTGAATTCCTTGGTTGTAGTGATCTAGGCTAGTTCTTCAGCATAAAGCACATACGTACCTCAACTAGGGTGCTTTTTATTCGTAATTTCCGTCTGAAGTAACCATtccatcattttaatttagtagaaaataatacagaaattaCAGTTCATAGGTAGATGAGTTAGAAGACTGGGACTAGTCTAGCCTACCCTTTACTATCACTGAgaattaaaaagtattaatttacaatattttctcaaatgcaatgtgggttattaaaaaacatttacttttagaaATTACCTCTGTAAGGAGAATCCCACAAATCCCTTTAGCAAAGATACAGACATTCAAGCTATGTAAAAACTACACAGAAACGTTTCTTCTTTGTGccacaaaactgtaaaaataactttataaaaaacaatttatttgtcttttctgttAATTGTAATTTCCATCTTTTATGGGGAGACTGAGCTTCTGTATTTCCCAGAAGCCAAATCTCTGGGAAATACTTGGCTTCTTAGGACCTATCAAACTCTACATTTTCTATATTTGCATGTTGGTTTAAACTCTCACAAAAACCTTCTTTGATGGTTATGTTTATTGAGAAAAGCTTGAAGCTTGCACCGAATAGCcacaaaatcaaattaatgttttggatCCTCTTCTGCTTTATTACTGTACCCATTAAATGTCCTTCTTGGAACACATTATCAGCTTCTGCACAGAGTATCTCATTAAAAGCAttgcagaaaatgttattttcaccAGTGTTTTCAATCAGCTGAGGGATGTATAACAGCTCAAGTGCTGTAGTGGCGCCTCTCCACCCATAAATTATGTTCAAGTTGTATTAACGTGTTTGGCACCCATGTCTCAGGAGAAGAGGAACATTCATTGCTGCCCcatattttgtacaatattgATTAAAGTGTAAATGTGTTTATGATTTTTAGCTCCAGTAAAAGCGTTGTGACAGGCCAAATGGTGATATGAATTAATATTATTGACGTTCAGACCAAAGTACTGTAATTCTGTGTGTATCAGCCGCTCAGCGCACACATCCAAATAGAAAACAATGGAATCTCAAGAATGATCAACATATCATATACCACTTTTAGGCCCTCTGATGCTCTGgtctgttttatctttattacAGAAAGATGTCAAAAGCTAGAGTGAGAGAGGAGACACCtgtagtttttcattttaaacaaggaAATAGAGGTTTAGTGACACAGTTTTTGCCCTCCAGTTTGAAGGTTGGGTTTTTTGAGATATCAGCACTGCTTTTGCGATTGAATTGGGAATAATTTATCCCTAAAGCCTCTAAAGAACTTCTgtatcctgtttttatttcttcccgGTACCCTTGACAGATGTGTTGAGTATGCATTTCATACAATAACACAAGAAGTTGAAATCTATGACCTTTTTATTCAGTGACCAGCAACAAAGCAGTGTGGATTTTAATGCATGCACCTTTTCTTTACAAGAGGAGGATTAAGCATGAGGCCCTTATCCGTGTGACTCAAAGGGCAGAAGTGCAGCATACTGCAGTGTTTTGTTTAGGTAGTTGATGAATTATTAAAGTGAATGGGCAAATTTGGACTTGTTACCTAGtaagcagaaagaaaatgtgaagatttactaagaaagtctttttttttttaatcacaagcCATGTCTTCTTAACCCCAAATCTGAATTGGATTAAATTGAATCCGGGGCTTATACCAAACCAAAGATAATGTAGGAAAGTGaaagtaaacatttacattcaacAGTCAAGAATAACATTAGCCATTAGTAACATGAagccaataaaaacaatatagcTTTTGGTTGAcacaggtttttgttttcatcgtGCTGAAAGTTACTGCAAATGTCACTACATGTTTCTCCTTGCCGACTAGGTGTTTGCTTACATGACCACCACACCATGAAGGTCATgttacaaaagttttttttctttttctgtttttcttttttttattttgtttcgaAATCGCTTTATGCTCTGCTAGTTTACAGCCTCTTATTACACTGACTAGTGTGAAATGTTAATGGATGTAAAAGGTAATAGAGAtaagaaaaaccttttaaaacacaataaatgtgTAGAACATGTGCATTAAGTGCCAgctaattaaagtttttaaattggCTCTTTAAATCTATTATCCAGGTGGTGTCATTAAGTTTTCTATGTGTAATTTGAACAGAAATGGAAATTTAGTTAATGGAACAAAGAAACagtaaattaattttatgtGATGCTGACAAAAGCCAGTGAATTATTTAATTAGAGACAATTTTTGTGATACAACAGAATACTGATTGATGTTCCTCTCTGCAGGTAAAGTCTTAGCCTGTATTTATGGGTGAGATTGGATTAGATTTGCATAGTTTATTAACAGTAGAGAAACTAGTATAGAAACCTGGCTTACCATTGACACCATTAAGCCTTTCtaaaattattactttattgAACCAAGTGAGAAAAATAAGCATATATGGCATGGTAGATAAAGGTAGTAACTTATACAGGTCAAATAAAGTACCAGATGTGATTAGTGCTAGAAAAACATCAAGGTCTCCTGCCAGCTACTATGTTTACTGATACATGTTTCTAGCTACAGTCTGTGAAAAACAGATGGTGTACTTTTACTTACACCATGTGTAAAGGTTTGATGTCTGCTGAATTCCAATGGAAATCAACCTCCTCAGCCGACTtatcaaaccagcagcagcacttGGCTTTGAGCCCTCTTCTGCCCTTAATCCATTCACCCGGGTCTCACTTTTGTCTTCTTGTCAGCTCTGACTTTGTTGATAGTGATGCAAACAACCTTAGCTATACTTCCCCAAAAAGCTAAAGTCTGAGCTGTAAAATCAgtattgtttttctaaaatagcTTTTGCAATGTATGTTTGTCATTCTAGCCTATTAGTTACCTGCACTACAAGCTGGTTGTGGTTATATAATGACCGCAGAGAGAGTAGTATATTTTATGTAGTTTCTTTGCAGCCTAAATTGACTATTACATCAATTAGCATATCCATGGTTGTTGACTTAAGATGTTTCGCTTTGAATCTGAGAAGTGTTTCACAATTGTGATatataaaattgtgcaaaaatatccatatccattttcacatgtagtcttgttggtctctgctgaattttattgtaatattttttgatggaaaaaaaaatctgagaaagtTAGTCCAGCCTCCTGCTCTTTCAAGTTTCTCGATCATATCtaactgagcttgagctatttctTGAAGAGTTGGCAATGTGTGAAGCTGGTAAAGAAATACTATTGAAATCTTGCAGCTGCTACTTTGTGGAAAAGTGGTTCCAAAAAGTGTTGACTTTGACTTTGCGGAAAACcaatcttttcagatttttatttgtgaaaacaatttgaaaaccaTCTGTCTAATTTCAGTTCATAGTCAAGCATTACTTTGCTTTGATCTATCACttaaaatccagataaaataCACTGACGTTTATGGTTTTAAGATAACAAATTGTGGTAGAATCCAagagatatgaatacttttgtgacttcttcaaaataagatcaTTGTTATTGTAAAACAACATGTGCATTTAGTAATTAAGCAGTGAATATGCTTGCCAAATACTTCATACAAGTTCATAACTAATGTCAatgttgttttatatattacatttaataataatttcaccTATATCTACTTAGAGAAATGTAAGCATAAACTTTACTGAAGTCTCCTAAGAAATTTTTTAATGTACTCCTTTATTGTGATGGGTCACAATAGAAAGcatttttaattctgtttgAAGTACCCTGTCATAATTTGTTGCTAAACCTCTCATTTAACATTAtatggttattttatttaaaataatgcagaaacTTGCCTGTGGTTGATGAGGTTCACTCAACTCATTGCATGCAGCTAGGTAGCAACAGGAACCAGTTTATCCAGTTCTAACCAAGCACTGCCAGGGTTCACTGAAACAGCCTGTAGCCATAATTATGCAGAATCAAGTTAAACATCCGTTTCAAACCTGTCACAGAAACAATTAGATGCCAAACCTGTCATTTTATTGTGGCTTTGAGGTGGAAATCAAAAGTTTCCACCTGTTAGGAACAGGTGGAAACTTCCTTGTTGGTTTTggaaaccaaaaccaaaaaggaTGCCATATGTaggaaaacaatatttaagcaATTACTAAATATAGgaaatatgataaaaacaaaagcatattAAAAACCATAGCAGTGTAAACACAGTGTGGTGCAGCCCTGCTAACTTTATAAAAACCTCCAATGGCAACAAAGGTATTGAATGTGGGCTGCTGAAATAGTTTAAGAATTTTGTAACAACTATTTATATATCcatatattgttttcttttactgacAGGCTGACATGCTACTATTATGTTAGGGCAAAGACATTTGAGATACATTaattgtattaaaacaaaaagtagtgTTGAATTTTCTATATTAGTCTGGTTCTGTTAACGTCGCCTGGATTATAACTGATCTGATTTTATAGTCTTTGCAGCAGTGAggattttaacaaattaaacttgTTAGTTGGGGATTTATCTTTGCCTCAAGCAAACAAGTGCATTCATACCGCTGATCAAATTCTAACACTGgcaaagaaattacaaatattcACATTTCATGCTGTTAGGTGGGAGCCAGCTTATAACTAGAActtcaaaatgcaaaagaaagaaacaggagcaagaggtcaaataaaaaaaaatgaacaaaaacaaataggtcactcataaaattattaaaaatattttaggccATAAGTCTACCCTGATTCATATTATTTTGTCAGGCATTTACACTTCTTTTGCCCTCTTCCCTCCTGTATCCACATGTCAAAGTCTTTGAAAGTGGCAGGATTGAAAACATTAAAGTCTACCTGCAAAAGGTTTGACCTGCACTGCATGGAATTATGATCCTTCCTGAATCTGACTGCAGCCCAACAATCACAAAACAGCCTGCAAGAGAAGGGATCAATGAACAAAGACAGTAGAATCCACAAGAGTTCTTActccaaatgttttctgtacAGCACAGGGGAGAAGGCTCCATCATGGTCTGGGAGGTGTGTCTTTCAGTGGAACAATGTTACTACCACACCTGGCTGTGTGGAGATGCTGCAGGAATCATTCCTCTAGACTTGACATAATGTTTATAAAACCTACTATAGCTTTAAAGCtgtagtatgtaacttttatataaaaaaatgtgtttttcaccTGTAACTATCACTATGTTTGGACAGTGTAATATGAGACatcatttatgaaaaaattaaGCTTTCCACTTCCTCTGAGCTATCATTGCTGTCTTAAGAAATGCACCACTTCTGgtcaaaaataatcaatcaaatccacaaatttgtttcacaaattatttgtcttatcatgtaaaaaaaaaaaaatcataaaagatacatactgcatctttaagacaaaactaagttaaAAAGGAAAGCTCTTTATGCAACTTCCTATTAAGGTTGCTAACCTTAGCTATGGTTATGCGATTTTTCTGGTGAGTGAAAGGATGGGAGTTCAACAGTCGGGTTATTGAAATAAGTTGATTTCAGAGAGAGATGAGTTTGGACTTCTAGAGAGAAGTTGGAGTGGAGCAAAGGGTCATCTAAATCAAACGGAGTTAGTCAAGGCGGTACGTCGCATTTGATCAGGATTTCTCCCAGCTGCCTACCTTAAGAGGATCCTTAATTATGCACCACATGGGAATAGGACTTGACTAGCCTCAGCAGAAAGACTTTTTAATAAGTagaacaaaattaaatgaattgaaCCAAATTTCTTATGTTTCATGCAgctttccatgtttttttttctcctgcagtaTATACATTGAAATAACACTATTGACGAAAACAAATATTCCTTACTATTACATTTTAATGCTTCTGAGTGGTTGATTTACTTAATATAATGAATAGAAATTAAATCAACTACATCATCAAATTATATATCTGAGTGTGACATTTTCTGTGGAGATTCCTGCTTTCCTCGATTTCAAATACACAACTTTAGTTTTGAGCGCAGCCTCGGTTTCCCTCAGAGCAGAGGTGCTTTTCCCATGGGCTGAACaagaaagatgttttaaaatatacaggatttttttcatgTGCAAATGTGAATCCACTGCTGCTTTAAACTTTTGCTTCATGTTAATTATTTAtgattgatatatatatatgatgtgATGCTTTTTTTCCAAACTTCATAGCAAATCAAAAAGAAGTTCAACCTATCAGATTGCAAAGAGGCCAGACTGCTCATCGATTGATAAGCAAGAGCTCAGCACAGTTGAAAGACAGAGAATTACTTTGATCTTGTGTAAGAGAAATGAATGTAGTTCCTAATATATGtctgaaatatataaatgataaaaattctaaaataaactaacaGGTGTAAATGATCAGATtaagctgatttaaaaaaaaaaagttttgcaatAGATAGCCCATACTATAAAGTCAAAGCTGACACACCAGCACATCTATAAAAGTTACTTGATTGAAAGCCGTTATATACAGAGTTATGATGTTAAATTGTCCTTCAAACTGTCAAGGCACAGTGAATAATGTCCCTAACTTCACAAATATTAAATGGATTATGATAATAAATTGCTGTCATGGATCCTTTCATACCTCTCATGAGAGCAGTCAAGACAGCAGTCACCAAGGTAATGATGGGCCAAGGAAAAGTGCTGgcgtcatttttttaaattctaattattaaaacaaaaactttgcaAGAACtcataagacaaaaatattctAAACTCAACTGCAAAAAATAGTTCTTCACCTTTAATGGCAGCTACAGTAAACCtcttcagtcagaaaaaaagtaaGGCATTTTTGTATCAGTTGCCAAAACTGTTCTCTGCTATTGCTGGgaaattttaattgtttgttaAAGGAACAGAAATAATGAGGTTGTTTACAATGACAGGTAAACTTTTGCGTGAAATATTAGTTACTTCAAATTCAAAGAGAGAATGATGAGCAATTTACAAAAAGCTAATGATAAAACGTTCCTTTCAAGATGAGAAGCTGGATTAGTGTATCACGTTCTCAGCTTTGAATAAtttggaaggaagaaaaaaagtggaaataagCACAAAACAAAGTTTGGGGAACATACTTCCTACATCTAATTTACAGTCCTTAACTACAAGGCTGGGATTTATACAATCATTATAATAATACCTATTTGATACAAACTTGagtattttgtcatgttttcagtACTGAATGAAAATCCTAAACAATAATGagattaatatatatatatatatatatatatatatatatatatatatttgttcatCAATTTGATGTTTCTTCTCTTCATTATTATTCTGCATATCTCAGGTTTAGTCACACATATGCAGCATTCTGAGCAGAGGAGGTGAGGAATCAACATTAACAGCTTGAGCCATTGGTTCACATATTATGATCCATGTTgatgtttcagaaaatatatGAGACGTAGCATTGCTTGATGATACGTGTGTGTAAATGCAGGATACGTTTTGGTAATGTTGCATTTAAGTTGATCCAtgatttttattcttcattttgtc
This genomic stretch from Xiphophorus hellerii strain 12219 chromosome 4, Xiphophorus_hellerii-4.1, whole genome shotgun sequence harbors:
- the apip gene encoding methylthioribulose-1-phosphate dehydratase; its protein translation is MSALCGTSNCSSDVCQDAAEKQEKAHPRVLIPELCRLFYQLGWVTGTGGGISLRRGDQIYIAPSGVQKERIQPEDMFVCDVEERDISCPPAWKKLKKSQCTPLFMNAYTMRGAQAVIHTHSKAAVMTTLLYPGKEFRITHQEMIKGIRKGTSGTNYRYDDMLVVPIIENTPEEKDLKDRMARAMEEYPDSCAVLVRRHGVYVWGESWEKAKTMCECYDYLFDIAVQMKQCGLDPSALPVEEKGIV